One stretch of Procambarus clarkii isolate CNS0578487 chromosome 35, FALCON_Pclarkii_2.0, whole genome shotgun sequence DNA includes these proteins:
- the LOC138371469 gene encoding putative nuclease HARBI1, with protein sequence MLLLIALRNELALRRERVFKDRLYPLDVSDKKLLRYYRFPRHMILRLCEDLKDDIERITRRGQAIPAHTSLLVALRFYASGSFQSVIGDSTGLSQSSVSRIITGVTEALYRKGLAEIKMPTEMNEIIQTKLKFNNISRFPNVIGAIDCTHVPIKAPKVEENIYVNRKQYHSLNIQVVSNPDNVIMDFCARYPGSTHDAFIWANSRLHDRFEAGEFGISYLLGDSGYPLQHNLLTPFTNPENPPEELYNRSHARTRVVIEKTFGVLKSRFRCLHRSGGSLQYEPDKCAKISVACMLLHNYCIEQRIPLEEIIDDDFIMNENVEGGAHENGHTQRREVVRNFFS encoded by the exons ATGTTATTGCTTATTGCTTTACGTAATGAGCTAGCTTTAAGGAGAGAAAGAGTCTTTAAAGATCGTCTATATCCATTAGATGTAAGTGATAAAAAATTGTTAAGGTACTATCGTTTTCCACGTCATATGATCTTAAGACTTTGTGAAGACCTTAAAGATGATATTGAAAGAATAACTAGAAGAGGTCAAGCCATTCCTGCCCATACATCATTGTTAGTAGCTCTGAGATTTTATGCAAGTGGAAGTTTCCAAAGTGTTATTGGAGATTCAACTGGTCTCAGTCAATCGAGTGTATCAAGAATAATAACTGGAGTGACGGAAGCTCTCTACAGAAAAGGACTAGCAGAAATAAAAATGCCAACAGAGATGAATGAAATTATACAAACTAAGTTAAAATTTAATAATATCAGTAGGTTTCCCAATGTAATTGGAGCAATCGATTGTACCCATGTCCCCATTAAAGCTCCAAAAGTTGAAGAAAACATATATGTAAATAGAAAACAATATCATTCTTTGAACATTCAAGTTGTGTCAAATCCTGATAATGTAATCATGGATTTCTGTGCAAGATACCCTGGAAGCACTCATGATGCTTTCATATGGGCTAACAGCAGACTCCATGACAGATTTGAAGCAGGAGAATTTGGCATTTCCTATTTGCTAG GTGACAGTGGCTATCCCTTGCAACACAACTTACTTACACCCTTCACAAACCCTGAAAACCCTCCAGAAGAGCTGTATAACAGGAGCCATGCAAGAACAAGAGTGGTAATCGAGAAAACTTTTGGCGTGTTAAAATCTCGGTTTAGGTGTCTCCACAGGTCTGGTGGTAGTCTTCAATATGAACCAGATAAATGTGCAAagatttcagttgcatgtatgttgTTGCACAATTATTGCATTGAGCAAAGAatacctcttgaagagatcattgATGATGACTTTATAATGAATGAAAATGTTGAAGGTGGAGCACATGAAAATGGGCACACACAAAGAAGGGAAGTAGTAAGGAATTTTTTCTCATAA
- the LOC138371198 gene encoding zinc finger protein 92 homolog, with product MLVHSGDKPHECPECRKKFSRLGSMKTHMLVHSGDKPHECPECGKRFSRLGSMKIHRKVHANERPFQCAECGKKFRVRGKIISHMLVHSGDKPLECPECGKRFSRLGDMKKHKMIHADNRLNT from the coding sequence atgttagtgcattcaggtgacaagcctcatgaatgtccagagtgtaggAAGAagttcagtcgtcttggaagtatgaagactcacatgttagtgcattcaggtgacaaacctcatgaatgtccagagtgtgggaagagattcagtcgtcttggaagtatgaagattcACCGGAAGGTGCATGctaatgagagaccttttcaatgtgccgagtgtggcaaaaaatttagagtacgtggaaaaataataagccacatgttagtgcattcaggtgacaagcctctggagtgtccagagtgtgggaagagattcagtcgtcttggtgaTATGAAGAagcacaaaatgatacatgcagataataggctaaacacttaa